The following are encoded together in the Tamandua tetradactyla isolate mTamTet1 chromosome 14, mTamTet1.pri, whole genome shotgun sequence genome:
- the TMX1 gene encoding thioredoxin-related transmembrane protein 1, with product MAPSVRLGVLSVVLVVLLWGAPWTHGRRSDVRIVTDANWKELLEGEWMIEFYAPWCPACQNLQPEWEGFAEWGEDLEINVAKVDVTEQPGLSGRFIITALPTIYHCKDGEFRRYQGPRTKKDFINFISEKEWKSIEPVSSWLGPGSVLMSSMSALFQLSMWIRTCHNYFIEDLGLPVWGSYAVFALATLLSGLLLGLCMIFVADCLCPSKRRRPQPYSSKKLLPESPPLRKVEEKQADEDASEDEGGSKERTNNKDFPQNAVRQRLVAPSLPTDKC from the exons ATGGCGCCCTCCGTGAGGCTCGGGGTTCTCTCGGTAGTCCTGGTGGTGTTACTCTGGGGGGCTCCCTGGACCCACGGGCGGCGGAGCGACGTGCGCATCGTCACGGACGCGAACTGGAAGGAGCTGTTGGAAGGAGAGTGGATGATAGAATT TTATGCTCCATGGTGTCCCGCCTGTCAGAACCTTCAGCCAGAATGGGAAGGTTTTGCTGAGTGGGGAGAAGATCTTGAAATCAATGTTGCAAAAGTAGATGTCACAGAGCAGCCAG GGCTGAGTGGACGATTTATCATAACTGCTCTTCCTACTATTTATCA TTGTAAAGATGGCGAATTTAGGCGCTATCAGGGCCCAAGAACTAAGAAAGACTTCATAAACTTCATAAGTGAGAAAGAGTGGAAGAGCATTGAGCCTGTCTCATCCTGGCTTGGCCCAGGCTCTGTCCT gATGAGTAGTATGTCAGCACTCTTTCAGCTATCTATGTGGATCAGG ACTTGCCATAACTACTTTATTGAAGACCTTGGATTACCAGTTTGGGGATCATATGCGGTTTTTGCTTTGGCAACTCTGCTTTCAGGATTATTATTAGGACTT TGTATGATATTTGTGGCAGATTGTCTTTGTCCTTCAAAAAGGCGCAGACCACAACCATACTCTTCAA aaaaattattaccGGAATCTCCACCATTGAGAAAAGTGGAGGAGAAACAGGCCGATGAAGATGCTTCCGAGGACGAAGGTGGAAGTAAAGAGCGAACCAACAACAAAGACTTTCCGCAGAATGCCGTGAGACAACGTCTTGTGGCTCCTTCATTGCCCACAGATAAATGCTAA